The nucleotide sequence GAGCTAGGACTAAGCTGTCTAGCTCTCTACCCAAAGCTCTCAAAGATGCAGCTAGACTGCGGCGACACGATCGGTTTCGCCTTGACCGCGCCGCCTATGCAGATGGATTTGAGCTTGTGGGAGAGATTCTTCTTGACTGGAATAGGAAACTTGAGCTTGAGCGAGCTAGATTACTGGCCACCGCAGGATAGAGATGTTAACCAGAGGAGTCTTTCTCTTCCTGGTGCAGGTTTGTTGCAAGAGTGCTTAACTCTGAGGAAGCTTTTTATTCATGGAACGGCTCATGAGCATTTCATGAACTTTTTGTTGAGGATCCCAAACTTGAGAGATGTGCAGCTTAGAGAAGACTATTATCCAGCTCCTGAGAATGATATGAGCACTGAGATGCGAGTTGGTTCTTGTAGTCGGTTTGAGGATCAGTTGAACAGCCGCATCATCATTGACTGATACTAAACAGTGAGTTACTCCACACTATAATTATATTAACTTCAAGAACTAGTCATTTGTTTTACTTTGAATGTTATGTATGTTTTTGTAAAAGGAGAGATATGATGTATACATTTGCAGTGATTAATATTTTCAGAAATGGTATATCCATTTTTTTATATCGAAACTCAATGAACacagaaacaaatattacaagatattttatttagacagaaacaaatattacaagatattttatttagacAGAAACAAATATTGCAATGATGAATAATTCAGAAATGGTaaaatccatttttttaaattcaaagaaCACAGAAGCAAATATTACACAAGACATTTTATtcagacaaagaaaaagaagataacaCAGGTTCAGGGAAGAGACTTCTCGCAGGTTGCTAGATAGGTCAGTATCTCTTCACAGCGTGGTCTTTGTTCTGGTACTTCAGACCAACAAGCTACACAACAAGACAAAGACTACAACATAAGCTTATgttttatagtaaaaaaatgTCTGAAGTGTTGTAGTTTCTGAGGGGTTACACTAACCTTCAATAAGCTTAGCTAATGGTCCTTCAGGTATATCTAGCCGGGCTCCCTTTGCAACGATGTTAAGCACCTGAAAACAAAACTTagattggtttttttttttagtaaccAAGTGTTGTTATTGTTCAACCAACATACTTTTGCTTGTGGTACTCCTTCCCATGGCTTGGTTAGAGTGCATAGCTCCCACATGATCACACCAAAGCTATAGATATCACATTTTTTGGACAAGGGCTCATTGCGGGTAGTTTCAGGAGCAACCCATTCTGGTGTTCCTGCAGGTACAATGTCATTGAGTGTTGTTGTTCCTTCCATCATTACTGAGAGACCAAAGTCACATATCTTGACTGTCCCATTATTGCATAACAGGCAGTTTCCACTCTTTAGATCTCTGTGGACTATCCCCATCCCATGGATGCACATTAAGCCCCTTGTAACACACATAGATACtcaaatgattacaaaactCTCCTGATTATGTTTCTAAgttttaatatcaaatatacCTGCAAATGTCATGCAATATATTTATCTTCTTACGCCAGCTTAAGTTCTTGATTACATCAGTCTTATGAAGCAAATGATACAAGGAACCTTTTTCCACATACTCTGTGACCAGTGCTAACTGACGAGGCTTTACGCATGCTCCATGAAACATAATAACTACAACAAGTCCAGATATGTCTTATGTTACTTTTAAACAAGTAATGAAAAGCAAAGAAAAGGTAGATGATGGTGATTACCATTGGGATGTTGAATACGGCTGCACAGAAGAGAAGacaagaaggagagagagaggtcaGAAGACAAGTTTTAGACaacataaaaatactaaaatgatataaaatacctAAGAATGAATATCTCATTGCAGAAGTCTTTGATGTTCTCAACTGTGACTGCTTGGTCCTTAAAGATCTTGACCGCAACTTCTGTTTCATTCCATGTGCCACGGAAGACTTCTGCGGAACAGCCTGGATGGTAGAGACCAACAAAAGGTATAGTGAGTTTGCTGTAGGCTTAATACTTTGATGAGATAAAACAATTCTTACCAAATCCAACACGAGTCTTCCTAAGTATCAAAGTGGAGAAATCTATGATGcattcttcatttggtaacaaAGGTTTGTTCTGGAACATTGGAGATGCTAGTACTTCCTTCCAGATGTGGATATCATTGCTCTCAGTGCTGTCATTATCACCTTGCTCTTTAGAGAAGAGAGTCTGTATCAATGATTCATTTACATCTCCCACTGACCTGTAATACCATATATAGACAGTCACACATCAAACAGATTTTGTCTGCTGAAAGCATATTGTCTGAACAGAACAGTTACATATGTAACTCTTTTTGGTAGTAACTGAGAACTTATACATATCACTTACCTTCCACGCTCTATTTGGCTCTGTGGCTTCAATGGTGAATGACAAGAGCATTTCCCAGCAACTGAAATAGGAGCCAGTGTTTCCACAGAATTGATCATAACCACAACAGACATATGGTTATGTGAGTCGACAGTAGCAGAAGAGTTCAGATCACTAGGACAACCCTgatcaagaaaataaacaaataatgtcAAGTTCTCAGAACCAGTAGTGTGGAAAATGGAAATGATGCAGTGATCACACTTCTACACAGTGCTTACCTTTACAAGTTTGCTTTTAAGGTTAACAGCATCAGCTAGAACTTTAAACAAGATGGCTCGAGCATGGCAAGAGCCATTACTGATCTGTCCTAGTAGTGGAAAACCATAACTTCCAAGTGATTGTCTAGTTTTTGAAGTACTCCTTGAAGCTGCAAGTTTATAAAAATCTACcacctgccaaaaaaaaaaagaaaaattaattatcaGAATTCATATTCAGAAATCAAATTTGCATTGCATGAGCCAGAGTTAGTTGTACAAGCAAATgagatgatatatatttttagttggTATTCTTACCAGATCACCAATGATCTTAACAGCTTTGGCTGGATTCGAGCGTTCTAGAACAATGGCCAACTTCTTTAGCCATTTAATCTTGTTATCTTTGTCCAAGTCTACAACAATCACATCAGCTTTTAGACCTTCATCACCTAGAGCACGAAGTTCCTCCAGTGTAGGAATGCTTTTAAAATGGTTCAATCTATCATCCTGTTGAAAATCCAAATACATAATCAAGTTAATGAAATGAGACTTGAGAAAGAAGTTAACAGACCAGAACAACATCGACCTAAAGGTAGCTTACCAGGATCACAGAGTAAAAACCATTTGGGATGGGTTCAGAAAACGAGCCAGTACTCCAAAGAATGTTTGATGCTCCATAACATGACATCTCATGTATAACACCATTTCTTGGCAATTCTTCATTACTACAATGTAATCCAACAGAAGCTAAACTGGGAGTTTTTAAAACTTCTGACGGCCTTGGAGTTGGGATTGGAGATTCTGATTCTGAGTCTGATGGTACATCACCATTTACTGTATCTTCTGTTCCCGTCTCTCTCAGGTTTTCATCTCTTGTCAGCTCTCTCAGGTCTAAAATCACATAAGCTTCGCTTTAACCCATATGGCTCAGTCAAGAAAAGactaacaaaaatattgagaaTCAAACTTCTAGTACCTGCAGCTTGGTCCTCGAGGTCCTCTAACCTGCACATGAGAATGGTATAGTAACAAAGTAAAAGTTAAAGAAAATACGAAACTATACAAAAAATTGCGTTATCTACACATTCCAGTTACAAATTAGTtgcatttactttttattttattttatccagTGTGTAACCAATAAATGGATTTTTGATGTTCAAGGATTCTCAAAACTGGATTCAAACTATTCACACTAATGGGCTTTGGGaacaaaacccaaaagaaaagcagataaacataaaaattaacgCGAATGAATCTGTCACCATTTGCAAAAGAAGTACATTAGTTACTCTTACGTTATTTCTGATCCTTCCGTGGCTCCTCTGCGACATTTGCAGCAGTTCGATCCCATCAAAGCCCTTAGtgaaaaaaattccaaaaacctGCATATGTTTTCAACTCAATACTAGTCCTAACTCAAAACACCATCAAACTTAAAACCAATAAAAAGACTGATCCAGACACACAAGAAACCGTGAAATCAAACGATCAAAATTTCAGGAGCGAGAAAATAATCAACTTTATCTGAGAAACTCATAGCAAGTAAGTCAACTACATGTGAGTGTGACatgaatttttctctggttcTACCAATTTTCTGTCAAAATCTTTAACACATAGATTCTTGTTCCTCAAACTCTTATTTAGATTCTTCAAATTTGTCGTTGTACCATTTCTCTGTCAAAATCTTCAATTTAATgattttacatattaaaaatttaacgacagtttaactataaaattaaattaagaatgATCAATCCAAGAGTCATGGTACCTCAATGTAGATTATTATATCAACACGGCAATAGTTGCCgatgatcaatttttttttgacaaagtcGTTTTTATTTAGAGCTTTACTCTGaactggattttttttttgacaaaacatTTTATCACGAGCTTCTTCaatttatatagtatttgcttaaaataaatatgCTAATGTATCTATTAATTAAGAAATAATATCCTATTGTATCTAATAATTGTGAAAtccaaataatatatttattagtatatattatttattactaatcACTTTTCTAAGTATATTAAAATGTCAGAGTATATCTTAATGATGTACTTTTCAATGAGTCTAgcattttctatttttacttGTATGTAAAATAGAAGATTTGATAATTATCCATTATATACTAAAAGAGGACTTCGTAGGaagaattttattaaatgtcTTCTAATCTATTTTACACTTTATATATGTTTGTTCTAATTATACTTACAAAAACTGGAAGATATATTTTCACTTTTTGGTCTAAATTTTTATCttataataataacaatttcgaaaattaagttatttatttttaaatcatttttggCATCTTTTTATTTCCATATCTTGATATTCTtaatttctttatataatcaaattgttttgttgttaccatttgtaaatttttttttcttaggataattacattaatttacTTTGTCTTTttatagataagaaaaatatgtgTCTGATTATATGTGCTTGGTTGTTATGTTTCTTAAAATGATTACATTCAATTAAATTGTCAAATTTTAGTCAAATATTTTTGCCATGTTTCCAATGTGACTTTTGGCTTTGTCTGAGAGGCATTCCTTTAGGATAAACCAGCTGTCATTCACCGGATGATGGGTCTTCCTCTGTTCTCATGGCTTAGAGCTTTAATGATATCACTTCCATTCACTAGAGCTTTAACATCCCAAATCGTATCTAGACCCAGTtcatgaatcatgtcttgaatTGCTAGATAGATTTCTTGTTTCTTGACAAGATCATCCTCATCCTTATGCAGCAATAGTAGTGACATTAAGAAAGCAACACACCATAAGTGATGTAGAGAGGATATTTAGAATAAGTCTTTAACATCTCGAAGAATCAAACCAGTGATTACTCTTGTAGTCGGTTTGATGGTTTTGAGGAGGAAACATATTATTGTTACATGTGTTTTGTTTGCATTCCAAAACTTCGAGTCATATCAACTGACTATTTTAATGACGACATTGAGAACCTTACTCGTATGTCTAATAATCTCTAAGCACTTAATTTAACTAATTGTTAAATTTTAGTTCCCTAGTTGCATGGAAATGCTAGTCTCACGCTCTGTTTCTATTCTGCGCAAATATGTGTTCACTTCTAGATTCCATAGTgtgcacacacaaaaaaaagattcCATAGAGTCTGTTGAGGTCTATTAATAACGAATTGGAATCATATTGTTTGTCTTATGGCCTGAGTCTACGAGGGCAAAAGAATTTATCCATTTGCTGCTAAAGCTGCATGTAATGGGGTTTCTCTACCATGTAGTAACAACAATCATAACACATatatcaatataaaaataacttacGTTGTTTTTCATCACACACAAGagcttcttttatttttgattatcaTGAAACATAGACAAATCCAGTTTAGAATTCAGGTTCCGGTTCTTCTTCAACTGGAGCAATGACCCACTCACCATTTTCATCCTTGATCATTCCTTTGTTCTTCTCCACCCACCAAGAACCTGGCACTAAACACTCATCTTTCAAGAACTCACATGACTTGTTCACCAATGCAATACTTCTCTTCACCATCAGTTTAAAATCTCCTTTCTTCCCGTTCCATCCCGCAACCACATGGAGCATTGCCTgcacaaatatgaaaaaaaaaaatgttggtaaGCTACTATGTAttgcagtttttttttccaatgaCGACTACGAGGTTCTGGACCTGTAGACCCGTACTTTTCCCTATGGAGAGgcccaaatatttttaaattcaaggAGACTCTTCTTAAGAGGACTTAaaccaatgattttttttagatatctactagataatttaacatttatatccACCAGGCCACCTCCTCTTTGGTACTATGTATTACAGTTAGAAGTGAAAGAACTTCTCACCTGAAGATTGTGCCAGTCTCCTGGATTCCTTGAGTCCTTTAGGTAAGGTGACTTCTTTGTATCGATCACAAAGTTGGTTCCTATATCAACATACCCCAAGAGTCCTCCAGGATATCTAGTTAAGAGATCAATAGTGTTCCTTACATGGAGGATCTTCAAGTTCTTGTGACGCGTTACTTCGTCCTTGAACTCCTTGTTACCCACTTGTGGACAACCAAACACGATCCCAGTGACCGGATAATCATCACTGGAAGCGTTCTCAGCTATGTCATAAGCGGCTAGAACAGCCTCTGTGGCTCCCAAGCTATGTCCAGTCAACACAATGCTCGGCTTCTCGTCCTTGTACTTCAATAGAAGCTCCTTGATCTTAGTTAACAGCTGTAGCCGTAGACTCATCTTAGTGAACTTCGATTCAGCGTGATCAGAAGTGTAGATCGTGAGCCACCCGAGCATCACCTTACACCCTTCCTCATCTTCACTGTCGCTACCATGAGTACTAAGAGTTTCAACTACCTTGGAACCAGAACCGTTCTGTTCCGGTCCGGTCAGCAACGGGTCAGCTGAAGTAGGCCTAGCTCCCAAAACATTGATCCACTCATAGTTCCTACTCGTCCCCCTAAGAGCCACGTAGATCTCACGGCGTCCTAAAGCCTTGGTACGTTCATCAGACGTCACAGCGATGTAACCGAACCAGTTAGACTCACGGTCCCAAGAATCACGTGACTGTGAGCGGAGAAGCAAGCCTTCGGGGAGAGAGACACGAGCCGTGGCGTAGAGGAAGCTCGTGACTTGGTAGTCAGAAGCGTTTTCGAGCATGACCTTGTCGAAGAAGGAAGACTTGCCGTAACGGCTAGCTCCACAGTACTTGGAGTTTTGGTCGTTGACGAAAGAGTCGTAAGTGGCTTGACAGAAGTCGCCGCAACGGAGAATGAGCTGGCGAAGTGATTGGTCTAGTGGGTCTAGGAGAGTGTCCCAGTTCTTGGAGCCTAAGAGCTCTTCCCATGGTGTTGCTGCAGCCATTGGAGTTGTGTGAGAAGATAGTATGCGACTATTGTGGGTATAAAAAGGATAACACTTAACTTTAACAAGTGGTGGTGGATGGTGATCATGATGATATGTGAGACCTACATGAAATATCCACTCGATATTAgattatttatgaatttaaaaGGTGTGGGAATATTATTGGCATATatactcctttttattttgagcAACTGGCATATATACtccaaagacaagaaaaaacaaaaaaatcatttacgATTCAGTCTTACATGTCATTCTCAAACCTCAATCATGCAGAAGCGAAGAAAATTCAACCAAATTTTGTACAACTGTTGAATCACCAAATTTTGTACAACTGTTGAATCTTTATATAACCGTTGGTGAATCATTATTACATGTGACGTTAAAAACTGTACCACCATGTCCTAATGCACCTCTGAATGTATACGATGATCTATATAAACATCCATGAATTATAAaggtttgggaatatgaatagTCTCACCACTATTCAAAACTTTCATATCATTAACGACCATGCATCAAAAAGAGAACAAGAacaatcaaaccaaaccaaagattATTAGTCAAACTTGTCTTCGTTGTTACGTATTAGAAACATGGGAAAATCCCATGTTTAATTTACAAAACAATAGTTCCATATTTGTGAAAAGAACAAAATATTGGGGATTAATTGTGAATAAGCGTTTTTTTATCCTCAAAACTATTTACACTTTTGGCCCCTCAAAAGTTTGTAATTTAGAGAAAAGTCCCATTTTCTCTTAAACCTCAGAATCGCACTTCACACGAGAAACCTCGAGCGAGAAGAACAATGGCAGCAGCAATGAAGCTTCTCCTCTCTCAAGCTCGCCGCCAATCTCTCACCAAACCCTTCTCCTCTCCATTCCCACAAACCCTCAGACTTTATGTCAAAAGTATTGAACTTTGGTAGTTAAACGCTGCGTTTTAAGATGTTTGCTAGACTCTCACTTGTTGTGTAGACTCTCATGGAAGCCAGTAGAGAGATAAAGGTCGAGACTTTACGTCAAAAGTATTGAACTTTAGTAGTTAAACGCTGCGTTTTAACATGTTTGCTTGCTAGACTCTCTCACTTGTTGTGAGAGTTGTGGATGGACTCATCTCAGTTTTGTGCATGCATCCCTTATACTGTATATGATATCAAAGGATCaaacttttgtttgtttctttgttaAACGCTGCGTTTTAAGATGTTGctagactctctctctcacttgtTTTGATGGTAGTACTGTGAGAGTTGTGGATTCTATTGGTGTTGTTGTGTGTTGGCTTTTTAAGTAGAGTGAGTGACATGGATGGACTCATCAGTTTTGTGCATCATCCCTTATGTTTTGGTTCTTATGGTGTTTTCATCAATGGTTCAGGGCAATGCCAAGGCTAAGTTTGATGAAACTCTTGAGGCTCATGTGAGGTTGGGCATCGAAAAAGGCCGATCTGAACTGGTAATCTTCTTCTCTGTATGTTTTGCTATCATATGCTCAATAAAGTTCTTATTCTTATCATGTGTTACTCTGTTTAAACTGCAGATTGTTCGTGTTATCATGTGTTGCTCAATACAATCATGGTTTGATGCCTAACCCCAAAGTAAGTTTGATTCTTCACTCAAACATCTTTACTCTCAGTGTATCACTTTGGTGTATACTTATATGTTGTAGCAAGGGAGTGTGACCAAGGATGTGATGAAAGCAGTGAAAGACGCCAAAGCTGGACATACCAAATTCAGAATGGATAAAACTTCTATTCTCCATGTGCCACTTGGGAAGGTCACACACCCCTTTGAAAAAGactatataattttcattagaTCTGTTGCTGGCTAAGCCTGCCGGATTGAAAAAGAGTaagtttataaatttgtatGGAGATCTTTGTTTGGATGAGCTGAGTGCTTACTACTCTTTTGCTTTTTGTATGCACCTTCAAAATATGCTGGTTATGTGAATGCATTCCACTTATGCAGCACGGTAAACTTTTTCTGAATCGAATCCTTTGTCGccttttataaacatttatagaCTCTAGTTAAGTGTAACATAAACTGTTTTTAATTGTTCTCTATGCAGATGGGAAAGGGTTATCCAGTATCAATACAGTCCTTATCTAGAGCAGCGGATCACTATACCAAATTGCAGCTCAAGTGAGCAGTAGACTCCAATCTAAGAACTCCGGTTACTCATGGTTTTAGAAGATGATGGATCAATCTCCAAGCCtccattattttatttctaaatctTATAATTTAATTGTGAATTGTCATCTTTATTTTCAGTAAGTAACCAATCAAAAATTGACAGATACACAATGGTCAAAGTAACGCATATTGAGAATACAAACTTTTTGTTATTATCATCATCTGATAGTGGAAGCCACCGCATGAGCCCACTGTTTCAAATGATCTTTCAGCTCAACTTCTTTCACCTCAGGCACAGCTGGAACTTTCCACTTTATCGCCGGCGTTATATGCCTCTTCCCTTTTCTCCCTCCACAATGATCCCATGCTTCTGACAAATATGGTCTGTTTACGTTGCTcatgtcttcttcctctgttaCATCATCTTTCTTCACTAACCTTTGCAATCCAGGAAGAATCGAGACAAGCTCCGAATCTCTTTGGTCTTCCTCTGAGAAGACAAAACCAAGATCAATAAACCCTTTAAGCTCCTCGAACTCCAAATCCGACATACTCTttccccttctccttcttcttcttacatcgttctgcttcttcttcctttgttcTTCCTTCTCTGACTTTTCAGAAAGTACTCTGTCTCTTTCCGCAGTTGAGAACTCGTTGACTTCTTTACCGGAGAGAATCGTCTGGAGCTTCGTCGGCGATGCTTTAACGGCTAAGACCGATCTAGGAGATGAGAAGAAATCATCTGATGATGAAACAGAACTCGTcgttatcatcatcatcgtctcaTCACTCATAGCCCTCTTTACAAGAAAATTCTTCACATCTTGATCTTCTTTATCTTCCGTTTTCTCTTCATTGAATTTCAAAgagtctttgtttttcttgaagACCAGTCTCTCCGACCAGTTGTACTCGAACAGTTTCAAGAACTCCTCTCCAgccattttttgtttgtttatgttttttttctctggTGTATTTGGAGGAGATGATGGGTGTTAGGTATTTAAGCTTCCATATTACGTGTGGGCCTTCTCTTGTCGACACACTTATCACACTACTAACAGTGCACCTAATGACCTGAAAAGTCAAACTCATACATCATTAGTTTTTTGTTAATCATTTAATTTGTATTTATCTATTACACAATTTCAATTTGGTCATTGATTACATTTGATCCTCTTTACCCTCCACTTTGAAAGTCTATGATCTAATTCAAATTaaagtatgtatatataatatttcaattatgtatattttaatatgcatatattttcattttggcTCTTCGAATGTTCGAATATCTTTAGACGTGTGTGACGCGGAAGGGGAGCGGAAACAAAAAGAGGTGTGAATAAACAGGAaaaacacattataaatttataatagttGGCCACTTTGTTCATATTTAACATGTGGTAAGACATTTCAATCTCATACCTAAAAGTGACCAACCTGTGTTACCTTCATTTTAAATCTCAACCACAAAACCAAACAGAATCAAGAGTTGTTGATTAGTCGTATCGTATATGTAATACTCGACTCGGTTCATACTTCATAGTCGTTATCcttacaaaaaaatgaaaaccatATCTATCATCAGATAATGTTTtgtgaataatattataaacGTAAAGGCCACAAACTATtgtactatttatatatatagagagagagagacccaAAACATCACTAGAGAGAAAAGAAATCCATGCGCATAAGCAAACTCTTTTACATGAACCACCAGACAGACATAAAGGGAGACAAAATATGGAACCCAAAATAGAATGTTTTGGTGCAGCTCCACAATGACGATAAGATAATTAGGATTCGTACATGTCCAAGTACAAGAGCTCTTGCTGCATGGCCAAGGTCTCCCAAGCATCATTGTCAATCTGAAAACACAAAAAAGATGATGGCATGCATGCATGCATGAGAGGATTTAAAACACACTAGATAGAGTTTTTGGTTGTTTACCGCTTTCATCCTCTCCTCATATTTGGCGACTTTATCTCCCGAGCCGTAAGTACCTTTGATACGCCCAAAAAAACCAGGATAAGTAATCTAATTCGAGGCGTAGATAAAAGAGTACAAAATCTTTCTCTCTCCGCTCCTTACCTGCGCCGAATCCCATCATCATTATCACACCTCGACTTACGAGATACCTGACAATACAATACTTATGGGATTGGGagctgaggaggaggaggaacagAAAGCACGTCCTTGACGAACGCGGTAAGCCTGCGAACATAAATTTGGTAAAATCAGAAGATAGAACAAACACAAAACAGAACATAGCTGTCTGATTGATTCTCGAGATTTACCTTCGCAACCAAACATCTCAGGTTCTGCATCATGGTTAGGTTTCTTCTATTGTTCATAATGTTCCTTTCGCTCTTCCTATAAATATCTAGTTTCGTTCTATGGGCCCTGGCCCAGGCCCAAGTCAACATTATTAATGATGATGtttgttataaataatttacattTCTTAAACATAACGACCTTCGTTTTCTTGTTTCAATGGATCAGTTAAATAGACCTGGAACCGGTTTAATAAAACCGTTTAAAAAAGCCGTTAACCGGTTTTATGATTGGCCTATTGCTaacgattttttttaagaaagggGTATTATGGTAATACCTGAGAAAACAGCTCGAAGTCGGTATACATTTTCATGTGTTAAACAGAGATTGTTAAGAGTAATCATGTATCTCTTTTGGAAGTTTAAGAGTTGAAtatcatatatttgtttttcggtttggtttactGTGAAATTCGATTTGATTAACTTTGATTAGGTTTGATTCGGTCTAACATGTGTCTACCCTGATTGTTAAAACGGCGACGTCGTGTATAAAAACGATGCCAATGTTGTGTTCTTTTCTTGGGCCTTTTTGCTCATCGGAATCAAATCAACAGTGTGTTCTAAGTTACGATTTACGAAAGTTAACTTATAATccgatatatatgtataaacagACTAAGCTTCGAAACAACTCGCAAATAAACTGCATGCGAATTTAATAAGCAATCATTTATTTTAGTGTTAAGAAAGTAACGCCAGACAAACAAGTAAGAGATTGCAAATAAATACATTTCATTCACGGATGTGACGGCGCTGAATGCATGAAACAGGAAGAAAACACATACAGTTGTGTTAGGTTTTGAACttggaaaaaccaaaaaaaaaaaaaatcaaatagcaGAGGATAGATTCATACCAATCTCTCACGAAAACGTTCCAACTCGATTTCATATCTTTCCGTGTCCATGTCCGATCTTCGCTTGATCTTTAACATCCTCGACATTTCTGAGATATGTAAACAGCAAAAAAGACACGAATGTAACACGctgtttttttgagaaaaagaccaaaatagcactaaatcaagtttttgttcccaaattAGTATTCAAGgctaaaagtcacaaaaatagcactcaagtggtggggtttagggtttagaatttagggtttaaggtttagagtttaggttttagagtttagagttgagaagtgaggttttgggataagatttcaaatttttaaaaataaaaaaatttaaatttttcaaaaaataaaatgctattttggtcattttagtttttgagtgctatttttgtgatataaatatagaaatgtgctattttggagatttgccttAGCAACCAAAGATCTCAGGTTCGGCGTCATGGTCGTGTCGGGGGGCAATTATGTTTCggctattcttcttcttcttcctttctttATTCTGccactaaatatataatttcactCTATGGGCCCTGGCCCAATTCAACATAATTATG is from Brassica napus cultivar Da-Ae chromosome A4, Da-Ae, whole genome shotgun sequence and encodes:
- the LOC106450327 gene encoding uncharacterized protein LOC106450327 — encoded protein: MAGEEFLKLFEYNWSERLVFKKNKDSLKFNEEKTEDKEDQDVKNFLVKRAMSDETMMMITTSSVSSSDDFFSSPRSVLAVKASPTKLQTILSGKEVNEFSTAERDRVLSEKSEKEEQRKKKQNDVRRRRRRGKSMSDLEFEELKGFIDLGFVFSEEDQRDSELVSILPGLQRLVKKDDVTEEEDMSNVNRPYLSEAWDHCGGRKGKRHITPAIKWKVPAVPEVKEVELKDHLKQWAHAVASTIR
- the LOC106447591 gene encoding phospholipase A1-IIdelta-like, with protein sequence MAAATPWEELLGSKNWDTLLDPLDQSLRQLILRCGDFCQATYDSFVNDQNSKYCGASRYGKSSFFDKVMLENASDYQVTSFLYATARVSLPEGLLLRSQSRDSWDRESNWFGYIAVTSDERTKALGRREIYVALRGTSRNYEWINVLGARPTSADPLLTGPEQNGSGSKVVETLSTHGSDSEDEEGCKVMLGWLTIYTSDHAESKFTKMSLRLQLLTKIKELLLKYKDEKPSIVLTGHSLGATEAVLAAYDIAENASSDDYPVTGIVFGCPQVGNKEFKDEVTRHKNLKILHVRNTIDLLTRYPGGLLGYVDIGTNFVIDTKKSPYLKDSRNPGDWHNLQAMLHVVAGWNGKKGDFKLMVKRSIALVNKSCEFLKDECLVPGSWWVEKNKGMIKDENGEWVIAPVEEEPEPEF
- the LOC106448975 gene encoding serine/threonine-protein kinase CTR1-like, which gives rise to MGSNCCKCRRGATEGSEITLEDLEDQAADLRELTRDENLRETGTEDTVNGDVPSDSESESPIPTPRPSEVLKTPSLASVGLHCSNEELPRNGVIHEMSCYGASNILWSTGSFSEPIPNGFYSVILDDRLNHFKSIPTLEELRALGDEGLKADVIVVDLDKDNKIKWLKKLAIVLERSNPAKAVKIIGDLVVDFYKLAASRSTSKTRQSLGSYGFPLLGQISNGSCHARAILFKVLADAVNLKSKLVKGCPSDLNSSATVDSHNHMSVVVMINSVETLAPISVAGKCSCHSPLKPQSQIERGRSVGDVNESLIQTLFSKEQGDNDSTESNDIHIWKEVLASPMFQNKPLLPNEECIIDFSTLILRKTRVGFGCSAEVFRGTWNETEVAVKIFKDQAVTVENIKDFCNEIFILSRIQHPNVIMFHGACVKPRQLALVTEYVEKGSLYHLLHKTDVIKNLSWRKKINILHDICRGLMCIHGMGIVHRDLKSGNCLLCNNGTVKICDFGLSVMMEGTTTLNDIVPAGTPEWVAPETTRNEPLSKKCDIYSFGVIMWELCTLTKPWEGVPQAKVLNIVAKGARLDIPEGPLAKLIEACWSEVPEQRPRCEEILTYLATCEKSLP